One window of the Marinilactibacillus sp. Marseille-P9653 genome contains the following:
- a CDS encoding GRAM domain-containing protein, translating to MKNESIALELPPEESIMLEKKANKKKNGFKYLGGTIILTNGALYFNPQKNASSYDITRIPLTDVHVLKKGVSIGLIPNRIIVGDNQGTEHVFVVTNRNQFYEAIETQLSHKISKD from the coding sequence GTGAAAAATGAATCAATAGCTTTAGAGCTACCACCTGAAGAGTCGATCATGCTTGAAAAAAAAGCCAACAAAAAGAAAAATGGATTCAAGTATCTTGGTGGTACAATTATCCTTACAAATGGTGCCCTTTATTTTAATCCACAAAAAAATGCGTCCTCCTATGATATCACGCGAATTCCGCTGACAGATGTTCATGTCTTGAAAAAGGGTGTTTCAATAGGCCTGATTCCGAATAGAATCATCGTTGGAGATAATCAGGGAACGGAACATGTATTTGTTGTAACGAATCGAAATCAATTTTACGAAGCAATAGAAACGCAATTAAGTCATAAAATTTCAAAAGACTAA
- the miaA gene encoding tRNA (adenosine(37)-N6)-dimethylallyltransferase MiaA codes for MLKEKIIIIVGPTAVGKTSLSLELAETFNGEIISGDSMQVYKSLDIGTAKATQEERNRVNHYLIDEVEPDKPYTVSDFKEKATKDIQDIIAKHKVPIIVGGTGLYIESLLYDVSHGGEAAPDLAYREKMEQLALNEGNLAVWEKLKSIDPVAAEMIHPNNLRRVIRALEVYQTTGVLFSTLQKEKSDKEPLFDAYIIGLTTDRALLYKRINQRVEEMVENGLMEEAEQLIQTVPEDAQSVKGIGYKEWIPYFQKKCTLEHVIDSIQQNSRRYAKRQLTWFRNRMKIDSWWNLVEEPEKMDQIKRELKLFLGCE; via the coding sequence ATTTTGAAAGAAAAAATCATCATCATAGTTGGACCAACTGCAGTTGGAAAAACAAGTTTAAGTTTGGAACTTGCTGAAACCTTTAATGGAGAAATCATTAGTGGAGACTCGATGCAAGTTTATAAATCACTAGATATCGGAACAGCAAAAGCTACGCAGGAAGAAAGAAACAGAGTGAACCATTACCTTATTGACGAAGTAGAACCTGATAAACCTTATACAGTTTCTGATTTCAAAGAAAAAGCTACGAAAGATATTCAGGACATCATAGCTAAACATAAGGTTCCTATTATAGTTGGTGGAACAGGTTTATATATAGAATCTCTTTTATATGATGTCTCCCATGGTGGAGAAGCAGCACCAGACCTTGCTTATCGAGAAAAAATGGAACAGCTTGCTTTAAATGAGGGAAATCTAGCGGTTTGGGAGAAGTTGAAATCAATTGATCCAGTAGCTGCAGAGATGATTCATCCAAATAATTTAAGAAGAGTGATACGTGCACTTGAGGTTTACCAGACCACAGGTGTCTTGTTCTCTACATTACAAAAAGAAAAGTCAGATAAAGAGCCTCTTTTCGATGCGTATATCATCGGTTTAACAACAGATCGGGCACTCTTATATAAAAGAATCAATCAAAGAGTGGAAGAAATGGTAGAAAATGGTTTGATGGAAGAAGCTGAACAATTGATTCAAACGGTTCCTGAAGATGCGCAAAGTGTGAAGGGCATCGGCTATAAAGAATGGATCCCTTACTTTCAGAAGAAGTGTACTTTAGAACACGTTATAGACTCAATCCAGCAGAACTCCAGAAGATATGCAAAACGTCAGTTAACGTGGTTTAGAAATCGTATGAAAATTGATAGCTGGTGGAATCTAGTAGAAGAACCAGAGAAAATGGACCAGATTAAAAGGGAACTTAAACTATTTTTAGGATGTGAGTAG